One part of the Gammaproteobacteria bacterium genome encodes these proteins:
- a CDS encoding tRNA (5-methylaminomethyl-2-thiouridylate)-methyltransferase, with protein MVTQRKAVALISGGLDSMLAARVMQDHGIHVEGINFYTGFCVEGHTHAIRRKDTARPKRNNALWVAEQLGIRLHIIDVIDEYKDIVLNPKHGYGAHVNPCLDCKGFMVRKAREWMEQNGFDFIITGEVLGQRPMSQRRDTFPVVARESGANDHLLRPLCARLLPPTLPEREGWVDRARLHDFNGRSRKPQIALARSYGLHDYAQPAGGCCFLTNEQYAVKITDLWKARGRRDYELDDIMLLKVGRHIRPRPHFKLIVGREEGENRFLEGYKNRYTAIRSTSHSGPLALLDGTADEADLRLSARLVARFGKGRDAASVSVEVTGPGQQPCSLEVPPLSQDEIPSEWYIA; from the coding sequence ATGGTGACACAGCGCAAAGCCGTGGCCCTGATCTCCGGTGGGCTGGATTCGATGCTCGCCGCGCGCGTCATGCAGGATCACGGGATTCACGTCGAAGGCATCAATTTCTATACCGGTTTTTGCGTAGAGGGACACACCCACGCAATCCGCCGCAAGGATACCGCCCGCCCGAAACGCAATAACGCGCTCTGGGTCGCCGAGCAGCTCGGCATCAGGCTGCACATCATCGATGTAATCGACGAATACAAGGATATCGTCCTCAACCCGAAGCATGGCTATGGCGCGCACGTCAATCCCTGCCTGGACTGCAAGGGATTCATGGTCAGAAAGGCGCGCGAGTGGATGGAACAGAACGGTTTCGATTTCATTATCACCGGCGAGGTCCTGGGCCAGCGGCCCATGTCGCAGCGGCGGGATACCTTCCCCGTCGTCGCCCGCGAGTCGGGAGCCAATGATCATCTGCTCCGCCCCCTGTGCGCCAGGCTGCTGCCGCCAACCCTGCCGGAGCGCGAAGGGTGGGTCGATCGCGCCCGCCTTCATGATTTCAACGGCCGCTCCCGCAAACCCCAGATTGCACTGGCGCGGTCCTACGGACTACACGACTACGCGCAGCCCGCCGGTGGCTGCTGTTTCCTGACCAATGAACAATACGCCGTCAAGATAACGGACTTGTGGAAAGCGCGCGGCCGCCGCGACTACGAACTGGACGATATCATGCTCCTCAAGGTTGGCCGCCATATCCGGCCGCGCCCGCACTTCAAGTTGATCGTGGGACGCGAAGAAGGCGAAAACAGGTTTCTTGAAGGCTACAAAAATCGCTATACTGCGATCCGCTCGACCAGTCACAGCGGTCCATTGGCCCTGCTTGACGGCACGGCAGATGAAGCGGACTTGCGCCTGTCAGCACGTCTGGTGGCGCGCTTCGGCAAGGGAAGGGATGCCGCATCAGTCAGCGTGGAGGTCACGGGTCCGGGTCAACAACCCTGCAGTCTTGAGGTCCCCCCCCTCAGCCAGGACGAAATTCCCAGCGAATGGTATATAGCATGA
- a CDS encoding sulfurtransferase TusA family protein, translating into MNRHTLDVRYQLCPIPVIRTQNMVNRLPDGDVVEVLCTDPGTLHDIPAWCRIHGHRLLDSEQGKDQIRIVLEVCKSA; encoded by the coding sequence ATGAATCGCCATACCCTTGATGTGCGCTATCAGCTGTGTCCCATTCCGGTGATCCGGACCCAAAACATGGTGAACAGGCTGCCGGACGGAGATGTCGTCGAAGTCCTCTGCACCGATCCCGGCACGCTCCATGACATTCCCGCCTGGTGTCGCATCCACGGTCACCGGCTGCTTGATTCAGAACAAGGCAAGGATCAGATCCGTATTGTCTTGGAAGTGTGCAAATCCGCCTGA